Proteins encoded within one genomic window of Salipaludibacillus agaradhaerens:
- a CDS encoding DUF2536 family protein: MIFQPDSLKDKVEFFESGSLIELEKYITKKIEENQALMLEVHHVSHNVTFTPTGKKFYTAVIHFKQPSK; encoded by the coding sequence ATGATTTTTCAACCCGATAGTCTAAAAGATAAAGTGGAATTTTTTGAATCTGGTTCGCTTATTGAGTTAGAAAAGTATATTACTAAAAAAATTGAAGAGAATCAGGCTCTCATGCTTGAAGTACATCACGTTTCACATAACGTGACTTTTACACCCACAGGAAAAAAATTTTACACAGCTGTTATCCATTTTAAACAGCCTTCAAAATAG
- a CDS encoding peptidase U32 family protein: MKTPELLVTPPAVEDITSLIDAGATAIMIGEETFGLRLAGEFKRHDIEEAVRIAHNRGVKVYVAMNALFHNEILPLLPDYIKFLDKVGVDAIVFGDPAVLMNVRKYAPSMKLHWNTETTATNWYTANYWGRKGASRAVLARELNMDAIIEIKEAAEVEIEVQVHGMTCMFQSKRMLVGNYMSFQGKDLKVEGRSKDRSLILHDPERDATYPIWEDKNGTHIMSPKDMCIIDELEDLLEANIDSLKIDGILKNTSYLCSVTALYRKAIDLYMNDPASYDEAKDSLLNEIKAVQPSNRDLDTGFFFKETVY; the protein is encoded by the coding sequence ATGAAGACACCTGAGCTATTAGTGACACCTCCAGCTGTTGAAGACATTACTTCTCTCATAGATGCTGGGGCTACAGCTATCATGATCGGAGAAGAGACATTTGGCTTACGGTTAGCGGGTGAGTTTAAACGGCATGACATAGAAGAAGCAGTAAGGATTGCCCACAATAGAGGGGTAAAAGTATATGTAGCCATGAATGCTTTATTTCATAATGAAATATTACCGCTGTTGCCTGACTATATAAAGTTCCTGGATAAAGTAGGAGTCGATGCTATCGTTTTTGGTGATCCAGCAGTCCTTATGAATGTGAGGAAATACGCACCCTCAATGAAGCTGCATTGGAACACAGAAACGACTGCAACAAATTGGTATACGGCAAATTACTGGGGAAGAAAAGGTGCCTCAAGGGCAGTTCTTGCTAGAGAATTGAACATGGATGCTATTATTGAAATTAAAGAGGCGGCCGAGGTGGAAATTGAGGTGCAAGTTCACGGTATGACCTGTATGTTTCAATCAAAACGTATGCTTGTAGGTAATTATATGTCTTTCCAGGGGAAAGATTTAAAAGTAGAGGGCCGGAGTAAAGATCGAAGTTTAATTTTACACGATCCAGAAAGAGATGCCACGTACCCAATATGGGAAGATAAAAATGGCACACACATTATGAGTCCTAAGGATATGTGTATTATTGATGAACTGGAAGACTTGCTTGAAGCAAACATTGATTCACTTAAAATAGACGGCATTTTAAAGAACACCTCTTATTTATGTTCTGTGACAGCCTTGTATCGAAAGGCAATCGACTTATATATGAATGATCCTGCTTCATATGATGAAGCGAAAGATAGTCTACTCAATGAAATAAAAGCTGTTCAGCCGTCTAATAGGGATCTAGACACAGGCTTTTTCTTTAAAGAAACAGTCTATTAA
- the mtnN gene encoding 5'-methylthioadenosine/S-adenosylhomocysteine nucleosidase yields the protein MRIGIIGAMEEEVELLKSKMTIVDEAVIAGCEFFLGRLNNVEIVLSKSGIGKVNAAISTTLMNQLYFPDMIINTGSAGGFHQGMAVGDIVISTQVRYNDVDATVFGYEFGQVPRMPAFYEPDEKLIAVAEECASEIGVQSAKGLILSGDSFMSDHDRVEDIRQRFNNPYCSEMEAGAIAQVCHQFQTPFVIIRSLSDIAGKDAKVSYDQFLVKASVHSAKMVMLMLEELRCSQK from the coding sequence ATGCGGATTGGAATTATAGGTGCCATGGAAGAAGAAGTAGAATTGTTAAAATCGAAAATGACAATAGTTGATGAAGCGGTTATTGCCGGTTGTGAGTTCTTTTTAGGCCGGCTAAATAACGTTGAAATTGTGTTGTCAAAATCTGGTATAGGTAAGGTGAACGCAGCAATAAGTACAACGTTAATGAATCAACTCTATTTTCCAGATATGATTATTAATACAGGGTCAGCTGGAGGTTTCCATCAAGGGATGGCTGTAGGTGATATCGTTATTTCGACTCAGGTTCGTTACAATGATGTAGATGCAACCGTCTTTGGTTATGAATTTGGACAAGTTCCGCGTATGCCCGCCTTTTATGAACCAGATGAAAAACTTATTGCTGTAGCAGAAGAGTGTGCTTCAGAAATAGGTGTACAATCAGCGAAAGGTCTTATATTATCAGGCGATTCTTTTATGAGTGATCATGATAGAGTAGAGGATATTCGTCAACGTTTTAACAATCCTTATTGCTCTGAAATGGAAGCTGGAGCAATTGCTCAAGTGTGTCACCAATTTCAAACCCCTTTTGTTATTATTAGATCTTTATCTGATATTGCAGGAAAAGATGCAAAAGTATCGTACGATCAGTTTCTCGTTA
- a CDS encoding YrrS family protein yields the protein MSYNDYTPMRSDNRKKRKLNVILNVSIGLVALLIIVVGGTLFFSGGSEEAVPADTEQQNDDNMNVDGNDTENDGGDISINTNDSNEVEEPNEDNSDAEDNSNNDFDNDNEANDNSEDGEWGPIGTVQEEPFTAVYEKSHVNWDEMTRALQYATGLSENDMTVWYIGNGGDHQTAVGTVSTSENRHSPYEVTLSWVENEGWMPVSVEKKNSNPYINN from the coding sequence ATGAGTTATAATGATTATACGCCTATGCGCTCAGATAATAGAAAGAAAAGGAAACTAAACGTTATTTTGAATGTGTCCATAGGCCTTGTTGCCTTGTTAATTATTGTCGTCGGAGGGACTTTGTTTTTCAGCGGTGGCTCGGAAGAAGCGGTGCCGGCTGATACAGAACAACAAAATGATGACAATATGAATGTGGATGGAAATGATACAGAAAACGACGGTGGAGATATATCTATTAATACTAACGACAGTAATGAGGTAGAGGAACCAAACGAAGACAATTCAGATGCTGAAGATAACAGTAATAATGACTTTGATAATGACAATGAGGCTAATGACAATAGTGAGGATGGCGAATGGGGACCAATTGGAACGGTTCAGGAAGAGCCTTTCACAGCTGTTTATGAAAAAAGCCATGTGAACTGGGATGAAATGACGCGTGCTTTACAATATGCCACAGGGCTAAGTGAAAATGACATGACGGTGTGGTATATTGGGAATGGTGGAGATCACCAAACAGCTGTTGGGACTGTCAGTACGTCAGAGAATAGGCATAGTCCGTATGAAGTGACGCTCTCGTGGGTTGAAAATGAAGGTTGGATGCCTGTCTCTGTTGAAAAGAAAAATTCAAATCCATACATTAATAATTAA
- a CDS encoding peptidase U32 family protein — protein sequence MNQQMVEKETTSKRVIKKKPELLAPAGNLEKLKIAVHYGADAVFIGGREFGLRSNADNFSIEEMAEGVRFANQYGAHIYVTTNIFAHNENMAGLQEYLKDLERVGVKGIIVADPLIIETCKQTAPKLEIHLSTQQSLSNWQAVQFWKEEGLERVVLAREVGLQEMLEMKKNVDIEIETFIHGAMCISYSGRCVLSNHMTARDSNRGGCCQSCRWDYFLYEEGENATKEGEGKPLFADEDAPFAMSPKDLNLIEAIPKLVDAGIDSLKVEGRMKSIHYVATVVSVYRKVIDAYCADPDNFTIDPRWLTELDKCANRPTAPAFFENTPGHEEQMFRTHSQKTIFDFAGVVLDYNEKTQMVTLQQRNHFRPGDMIEFFGPDIDDFSQKVGTIWDEEGHEIDAARHPLQIVSFKVEKPVKPYNMMRKEQLT from the coding sequence ATGAATCAGCAAATGGTGGAAAAAGAAACTACAAGCAAGCGGGTCATTAAAAAAAAGCCTGAGCTTTTAGCGCCGGCAGGAAATTTAGAAAAATTGAAAATTGCTGTACATTATGGTGCAGATGCTGTTTTTATCGGTGGAAGAGAGTTTGGCTTACGTTCGAATGCAGACAACTTTTCAATTGAAGAAATGGCAGAAGGTGTCCGTTTTGCTAATCAATATGGAGCCCACATTTATGTGACAACAAATATTTTTGCTCATAATGAAAACATGGCAGGTCTTCAAGAATATTTGAAAGACTTAGAGCGAGTTGGGGTAAAAGGTATTATCGTAGCTGACCCATTAATTATTGAAACGTGTAAACAAACAGCGCCTAAATTAGAAATTCATTTGTCTACACAGCAATCCCTTTCAAACTGGCAGGCTGTTCAATTTTGGAAAGAAGAAGGACTCGAACGTGTCGTATTGGCTCGTGAAGTAGGATTGCAAGAAATGCTAGAAATGAAAAAAAACGTGGATATAGAAATTGAAACATTTATTCATGGGGCCATGTGTATTTCGTATTCGGGCCGATGTGTATTAAGTAACCACATGACAGCGAGAGACTCTAACCGAGGTGGCTGCTGTCAATCGTGTCGTTGGGATTATTTTCTGTATGAAGAGGGCGAAAATGCTACAAAAGAAGGAGAAGGTAAACCGTTGTTTGCAGACGAGGACGCACCTTTTGCCATGTCTCCAAAAGATTTGAACTTAATTGAAGCAATTCCAAAACTCGTTGACGCAGGTATAGATAGTTTAAAAGTAGAAGGTAGAATGAAATCCATTCATTATGTAGCTACGGTTGTGAGTGTTTATAGGAAAGTTATTGATGCTTACTGCGCTGATCCTGATAACTTTACAATCGATCCCAGATGGTTAACGGAGCTTGATAAATGTGCGAATAGACCGACAGCACCTGCCTTTTTTGAAAATACGCCTGGTCATGAAGAACAAATGTTTCGTACACACAGTCAAAAAACCATCTTTGATTTTGCTGGAGTCGTATTAGATTACAACGAGAAGACACAAATGGTGACACTTCAACAGAGAAATCATTTTCGACCAGGAGATATGATAGAGTTTTTTGGTCCGGACATCGATGACTTTTCTCAGAAAGTAGGCACTATTTGGGATGAAGAAGGTCATGAAATAGATGCAGCTCGTCACCCGCTGCAAATTGTGTCCTTTAAAGTTGAAAAGCCTGTAAAACCATATAATATGATGCGAAAGGAACAATTAACATGA
- the udk gene encoding uridine kinase, producing MSEKPVIIGVAGGSGSGKTTVANEIYCQFPEQSILMLEQDAYYKDQSHLPMEERLKTNYDHPLAFDNQLLLDHLQQLLQRQTVAKPVYDYANHTRSNDVVMVEPRDVIILEGILILEDEALRDMMDIKLFVDADSDLRIIRRLMRDIQERGRTIDSVIDQYTSVVRPMHLQFIEPTKRYADIIVPEGGHNRVAIDLMVTKIKTVLEEKTMI from the coding sequence ATGAGTGAAAAACCTGTCATCATTGGCGTAGCGGGCGGTTCAGGATCTGGGAAAACGACTGTTGCCAATGAAATTTACTGTCAATTTCCCGAGCAGTCTATTTTAATGCTCGAGCAAGATGCTTATTATAAAGATCAAAGTCATCTCCCGATGGAAGAGAGACTAAAGACAAATTATGATCACCCACTGGCTTTTGATAATCAATTACTATTAGACCATTTACAACAATTATTGCAACGACAAACAGTAGCAAAACCGGTGTATGATTATGCGAATCATACTCGCTCTAATGATGTGGTCATGGTTGAGCCACGTGATGTTATTATTTTAGAAGGGATCTTAATTTTGGAAGATGAGGCCTTACGTGATATGATGGACATTAAGTTGTTCGTAGACGCTGATTCGGACCTTCGTATAATCCGTAGGCTCATGAGGGATATTCAAGAGCGTGGGAGAACAATTGATTCTGTTATTGATCAATATACATCGGTAGTAAGGCCTATGCATCTCCAATTTATAGAACCTACTAAGCGGTACGCAGATATCATCGTCCCTGAAGGTGGACACAACCGTGTAGCTATCGACTTAATGGTAACAAAAATTAAAACAGTTCTTGAAGAGAAGACCATGATTTAA
- the greA gene encoding transcription elongation factor GreA, which produces MAEEKHYMTLEGKEKLEKELEFLKTERRKEVVERIKVARSFGDLSENSEYDSAKEEQAFVEGRIQQIETMIRNAEIIEEDKDSSVVSLGKKVTFKELPDGEEEQYVIVGRAEADPLEGKISNESPMAQSLIGKGTGDQVIVSTPGGDMKVEITEVQ; this is translated from the coding sequence ATGGCAGAAGAGAAGCATTATATGACATTAGAAGGTAAAGAAAAACTAGAAAAAGAATTAGAATTTCTGAAAACGGAACGACGAAAAGAAGTCGTTGAACGTATAAAAGTAGCAAGAAGTTTTGGTGATCTATCGGAAAACTCAGAGTATGACTCAGCGAAAGAAGAGCAAGCCTTTGTAGAAGGACGAATTCAACAAATTGAAACGATGATTCGTAATGCAGAAATAATTGAAGAAGATAAAGATAGCTCAGTTGTATCACTAGGTAAAAAAGTTACATTTAAAGAACTACCTGACGGTGAAGAAGAGCAATATGTTATCGTTGGTCGGGCTGAGGCTGATCCATTAGAAGGTAAAATTTCAAATGAATCACCAATGGCCCAAAGCCTCATTGGAAAAGGGACAGGAGATCAAGTGATTGTCTCAACACCTGGTGGAGATATGAAAGTTGAAATCACAGAAGTACAATAA